A DNA window from Ralstonia solanacearum K60 contains the following coding sequences:
- a CDS encoding 2-hydroxyacid dehydrogenase: MPPTLLILIAMAADNLARIGQHFHVVYAPPRAERDAAIVRNGHAVRVVLTNGATGLSASEIAAMPALELACALGAGYENIDVQAARARGVVVANGAGTNDACVADHAIGLLLATVRGIPKLDRATRNGVWRDDIPLQPGVWGKRLGIVGLGTIGLQIARRAAGFDMQIGYHNRKPREGVPYRYFDALGTMAEWADFLIVATPGGAQTRHLVNRGVLEALGPTGYVVNIARGSVVDTAALEAAIRAGRLGGAGLDVYESEPAPPAGLLDLEQVVLTPHIAGWSPESIEATVDRFLENARLHLAGEAVVSPV; this comes from the coding sequence ATGCCACCCACGCTGCTGATCCTGATTGCCATGGCCGCCGACAACCTGGCGCGCATCGGCCAACACTTCCATGTCGTCTACGCACCCCCCCGCGCCGAGCGCGACGCGGCCATCGTGCGCAACGGCCACGCCGTGCGCGTGGTGCTGACCAACGGCGCGACCGGCCTGAGCGCGTCGGAGATCGCCGCCATGCCGGCACTGGAGCTGGCCTGCGCGCTGGGCGCCGGCTACGAAAACATCGACGTGCAGGCCGCCCGCGCGCGCGGCGTGGTGGTGGCCAACGGCGCCGGCACCAACGACGCCTGCGTGGCCGACCACGCGATCGGGCTGCTGCTCGCCACCGTGCGCGGCATCCCCAAGCTCGATCGCGCCACGCGCAACGGCGTCTGGCGCGATGACATCCCGCTGCAGCCGGGCGTCTGGGGCAAGCGGCTGGGCATCGTCGGCCTGGGCACCATCGGCCTGCAGATCGCGCGCCGCGCCGCCGGCTTCGACATGCAGATCGGCTACCACAACCGCAAACCGCGCGAGGGCGTGCCCTACCGCTACTTCGATGCGCTCGGGACGATGGCCGAGTGGGCGGATTTCCTGATCGTCGCCACGCCGGGCGGCGCGCAGACGCGCCACCTGGTGAACCGGGGCGTGCTGGAAGCGCTGGGGCCGACCGGCTACGTGGTCAACATCGCGCGCGGCAGCGTGGTGGATACGGCGGCGCTGGAGGCCGCCATCCGCGCCGGCAGGCTGGGCGGCGCGGGGCTCGACGTGTACGAGAGCGAGCCCGCGCCGCCGGCCGGACTGCTGGACCTGGAGCAGGTCGTGCTGACGCCGCACATCGCCGGCTGGTCGCCGGAGTCGATCGAGGCGACGGTGGACCGCTTCCTGGAGAACGCCCGCCTTCACCTCGCGGGAGAGGCGGTGGTGTCACCGGTCTGA
- a CDS encoding glycine zipper 2TM domain-containing protein, with protein sequence MQATDKPARNSRAGRAGRVGRWTAVAVMAAAAGLAGCVTAPYPAYPGYGTGYGAGYAAGSGTAYGGGYGGTTVSGQPYSSGYDSNYNTGYNSGYGNPGTPATPVTPQPYPAYSAPSYSPYPGNSAGYNGAPAYQAPADNRYGVVDRIEAVPVHGSPTGVGAVLGGVVGGLVGHQIGGGRGNTVATIGGAVAGALAGNVIEGNTVAGQAYRVVLRLNDNSVTTLTQNNPNGLRVGDRARIENGMAVPY encoded by the coding sequence ATGCAAGCGACAGACAAGCCGGCGCGCAACAGCCGGGCAGGCCGGGCAGGCCGGGTGGGCCGATGGACGGCGGTGGCCGTGATGGCGGCGGCGGCCGGACTCGCCGGCTGCGTGACCGCGCCCTATCCGGCCTATCCGGGATACGGCACGGGGTATGGCGCAGGCTACGCGGCGGGCAGCGGCACCGCCTACGGCGGCGGCTATGGCGGCACCACCGTCAGCGGCCAGCCTTACAGCAGCGGGTACGACAGCAACTACAACACGGGCTACAACAGCGGCTACGGCAATCCGGGCACGCCCGCTACGCCCGTCACGCCGCAGCCGTATCCGGCCTATTCCGCGCCGAGCTATTCCCCGTATCCGGGCAACAGCGCTGGCTACAACGGTGCCCCGGCCTACCAGGCGCCGGCGGACAACCGCTACGGCGTGGTGGACCGCATCGAGGCGGTGCCGGTGCACGGTTCGCCGACCGGGGTGGGCGCGGTGCTGGGCGGCGTGGTCGGCGGGCTGGTCGGCCACCAGATCGGCGGCGGGCGCGGCAATACCGTGGCGACCATCGGGGGGGCCGTGGCGGGCGCGCTGGCCGGCAACGTCATCGAAGGCAATACGGTGGCCGGACAGGCGTACCGCGTGGTGCTGCGCCTGAATGACAATTCCGTGACAACGCTCACGCAAAACAACCCCAACGGCCTGCGGGTTGGCGACCGGGCCCGCATCGAAAACGGCATGGCGGTGCCGTACTAA